The genomic region CTCGATCTCGCGAGCGATGAAGCAGGCCTCGTCGTAGCGCTCCTTCGCGCGCCGTTCGTCGTGCGAGATTCCGGCGAGCGCCTGCGCCGCTTCCTCGGCGCGCGCGTACGCGGCCGCGACGCCGTCGCGCAGCGCGAGCGCGGACTCGCCGGCGAAGCGGTCGAGCAGTTCGAGGTGGTAGGCGGGCGCGAGCAGCCGCTGCGCCTCGTGCTGACCGACGATCTCGGCGATCGAGTCGCGGATCTCGCGCGCGTAGGCGGCGGTCGAGGCTCGGCCGTTGACGCGCAGGGTCGATCGTCCCGCGTCGCTCATCTCGCGAACGATCGTCGCGGCCTCGCCCTCGTCGAGTTCGAAGCCGTCGGCGCCAAAGCGATCGCGCAGGTCGTCGTCCGCGTCGAACTCCAGCGTAACCGTCGTCTTCGCCACACCTCGCCGCACGACGTCCGCGCCGGCGCGCGCGCCGAGCGCGAAGTCGAGCGCGCCGATCAACATCGTCTTACCGGAGCCGGTCTCACCGGTGAAGATCGTCGCGCCCTCCGAGAACTCGACGTCGGCACGTTCGATCAGGCCGTAACTCTCGATCAGTAGTCGCCGCAGCATGAAGTCGTCGCCCGGGGGGACGATTACCGACGGGGATCCTTGATGGAAACGCCCCAGAGCATCTTCGCCTCGAGGCGTTCGAGGAAGTGCAGCGGCGCGGTCCGCGCAAAGTAGACGCGCTTCGGATGGCATCGGATTATGACGCTGGTGCTGGGTTCGATGTCGCTGAGCACGTCGCCGTCGCACTCGAGGTGCGCCTGCGCGCTCTCCTGGTCGGACGAGATCTCGATGCGCGACTTCGTCGGCACGATCAGCGGGCGCGAGAAGAGCGTGTGCGGCAGAAGCGGCACCACGCCGAAGGCGTCCACGCTCGGCGAGATCAGCGAGCCGCCTGCCGAGAGAAAATAGGCGGTCGAACCGGTCGGCGTCGCGACGCAGATGCCGTCGGCGGCGATGCGGGTCGTCGCGCCGTCGTCCACCCGAAGGCCGAACGGCACGATGCGCGATACCTCGCCCTTGCGCACGACGACATCGTTGAGCGCGAAGAAGCGACGTCCGTCGTACTCCGCTTCGAGCGCGGTGCGTTCGTCGAGGAAGAGTCCGGCGCCGACGAGCGCCGGCAGATCGTCGAGCCGCGGATCGTCTTCGTCGAGTTCGGTCAGGAACCCCAAGCGGCCGGTGTTGATGCCGAGCAGCGGCACGTCGGCTACGACGGCGATGCGGGCCGCGCGCAGGAGCGTGCCGTCGCCGCCGACCGTGACGAGCAACGAGGCGTCCGCCGCCGCTTTTGCATCGACGACGTCGAAGCCGCTCGAGCGAAAATCGCCCGCGACGCGCGCCGCGATCGACCGGGCGTGCTCGCGCTCGGTATCTACGTAGAACGCGACGACTCTTTTCTCGATCGCGAGCGTGGTCATGGCTCGGCTCTTTCGGCGAGGACCGCCTCGAGTCGTGCCTCGTCGAACGGCGTTCCGCGGCGCCGCAGCTCCATGAGAAACTCGCGGTTCCCGGCCGGCCCCAGCAGCGGCGACGAGGTGAGGGCGACCGGCACGAGCCCGAGCGGCGCGACCGCGTCGCGCAGCTCGCGCAGCACCGCGGCGTGCGTCTCCGGATTGCGGACGACGCCGCCCGCGCCGAGGCGCTCGCGTCCCGCCTCGAATTGCGGCTTGACGAGCGCGACGACGAGGCCCTCGTCGCGGAGATATCCCTCCGCCCGCGCCAGAATCGTCCGCAGGGAGATGAACGACGCGTCCGCGACGATGAGGTCGAATCGTTCCGGAAACGCATCGTCGGAGAGCAGCCGGAAGTTGACGCGCTCCATGACGCGGACGCGCGGATCGTTGCGCAGCCGCCAATCGAGCTGTCCGTAGCCGACGTCAACCGCGGTCACG from Candidatus Binatia bacterium harbors:
- a CDS encoding NAD(+)/NADH kinase; translated protein: MTTLAIEKRVVAFYVDTEREHARSIAARVAGDFRSSGFDVVDAKAAADASLLVTVGGDGTLLRAARIAVVADVPLLGINTGRLGFLTELDEDDPRLDDLPALVGAGLFLDERTALEAEYDGRRFFALNDVVVRKGEVSRIVPFGLRVDDGATTRIAADGICVATPTGSTAYFLSAGGSLISPSVDAFGVVPLLPHTLFSRPLIVPTKSRIEISSDQESAQAHLECDGDVLSDIEPSTSVIIRCHPKRVYFARTAPLHFLERLEAKMLWGVSIKDPRR
- a CDS encoding TlyA family RNA methyltransferase, with product KVRLDAAVADRGGITRSQARSLIMEGRVSVEGVVATKAGQNVEPDARIEIESPRRFVSRGGEKLEHALEKFGIDVTGLAALDVGASTGGFTDCLLQRGAASVTAVDVGYGQLDWRLRNDPRVRVMERVNFRLLSDDAFPERFDLIVADASFISLRTILARAEGYLRDEGLVVALVKPQFEAGRERLGAGGVVRNPETHAAVLRELRDAVAPLGLVPVALTSSPLLGPAGNREFLMELRRRGTPFDEARLEAVLAERAEP